Proteins from one Microcoleus sp. bin38.metabat.b11b12b14.051 genomic window:
- a CDS encoding chlorophyll a/b-binding protein — MENKDAKVGFTEFAETWNGRLAMLGFVIGLATEFLTGQGILAQIGLM, encoded by the coding sequence ATGGAAAACAAAGACGCAAAAGTAGGCTTCACAGAGTTCGCTGAAACCTGGAACGGTCGTTTGGCAATGCTGGGCTTCGTTATCGGTCTGGCTACCGAATTCCTGACTGGTCAAGGCATTCTCGCTCAAATCGGTTTGATGTAA
- a CDS encoding NYN domain-containing protein encodes MTNNHSAIAKQTKQFQLLVCIYVDHQNVHLTQYLASQLLEFVKSQGHLIDVKVYYNSLDPAQVFAKDKLASFGFKWIDVPCPLKNSADNQSMVDCLEDIHSDRSPDIVILVSGDGDFVKLVLTAQKLGKKIIAFAQRGNVKQRLKEVVGSDFHFLDELPSLIGFKTQPQIENSQCQLTYNEAVEYLIEAIKTALSKRKRAGLGFINSLMCQLFPKYQGVNSVCKHQGKTFSRFSELVETAVKDGKIRFQDNQLFVIEADKVSA; translated from the coding sequence ATGACGAACAATCATTCAGCAATTGCCAAACAAACAAAACAGTTTCAGCTTTTAGTTTGTATTTACGTCGATCATCAGAACGTACACTTAACTCAATATCTAGCTAGTCAATTGCTAGAATTTGTCAAATCTCAGGGACACTTGATTGACGTAAAAGTCTATTACAATTCACTCGATCCGGCTCAAGTCTTTGCAAAAGACAAGCTAGCAAGCTTTGGTTTTAAATGGATCGATGTTCCCTGTCCTTTAAAAAATAGTGCAGATAATCAATCGATGGTTGATTGTCTTGAGGATATTCACAGCGATCGGTCTCCCGATATAGTTATCCTTGTATCAGGAGATGGGGATTTTGTAAAATTGGTTCTCACTGCACAAAAGTTGGGCAAAAAAATTATAGCCTTTGCTCAGCGAGGTAATGTCAAACAAAGGCTAAAAGAAGTTGTGGGGAGTGACTTCCACTTTCTGGATGAATTGCCTAGCTTGATAGGGTTTAAGACTCAGCCGCAGATAGAAAATAGTCAGTGTCAACTCACTTACAATGAGGCTGTTGAGTATTTGATAGAAGCTATCAAAACAGCATTAAGTAAACGGAAACGCGCAGGATTAGGTTTCATTAACAGTCTAATGTGTCAGCTTTTCCCCAAATATCAGGGAGTAAATTCTGTCTGCAAACATCAAGGAAAAACATTTTCACGCTTTAGCGAGTTGGTTGAGACTGCTGTGAAAGATGGAAAAATCCGATTTCAGGATAACCAATTGTTTGTAATAGAAGCAGATAAAGTATCTGCGTGA
- a CDS encoding SWIM zinc finger family protein, with translation MEFNYSYKGSTGVTESGSNTQMSFSPDTKRPPTYFIGELRQNVAFREAISALHDVVVSDMRFKPKDKTAYKEWVAQQQEIDWQLVASQRQEVANKIQPLQSELSELTQLNFQRLAPFYQARQRYFNYLYQKDRDAWFVLDPVITVHPDEVFFECFSQDESSYGRLSASYEVFKNISEFACGTTNIDYSAALYDEFQKIRSYKTTSLQVDPSGFEVQTVNEETFKEVKIDLPDSWVRGFLQVSSAMSLPAVRFDLHPMDIHNICFILRRHKEKQSPRSMRYILKPGEPVRVIFDPWGTEVVCARSPYTGSQPQQIRVWGRRRLHILERLIPVAKKFTVHLLGTGMPSFYVADLGDMSFTLGLSGWSANDWSQSGNFDLMAPRADVDAWTQQLIFDALKENWVETADSLATRLKLNRASVLGALSAYTQAGRAIYDLNKQVYRVRELSQEPLPLERLRFANERESKATGFLSENAVQVTDFTSDSAGAFTVRGSVTDREKILNPHLTIDADERIISAECTCNWHQQNKLYKGPCEHILALRMQHARQCQ, from the coding sequence ATGGAATTCAACTACTCTTACAAAGGCAGTACCGGAGTCACAGAAAGCGGCAGCAATACCCAAATGTCATTCTCCCCAGACACCAAACGCCCGCCAACTTATTTTATCGGAGAATTGCGTCAAAACGTCGCTTTTCGTGAAGCAATTAGCGCCTTGCACGATGTCGTAGTTTCCGATATGCGCTTCAAACCCAAAGACAAAACAGCTTATAAAGAATGGGTAGCACAACAACAAGAAATCGACTGGCAGCTAGTAGCTTCGCAGCGCCAAGAAGTAGCCAATAAAATTCAGCCACTGCAATCAGAATTAAGCGAATTAACACAATTAAATTTCCAGCGTTTAGCACCTTTTTATCAAGCCAGACAACGATACTTCAACTACCTTTATCAAAAAGATCGCGATGCTTGGTTTGTCCTCGATCCGGTGATTACCGTGCATCCAGATGAGGTATTTTTCGAGTGTTTCAGTCAAGATGAATCGAGTTACGGCCGCCTCAGTGCCAGCTACGAAGTGTTTAAAAATATCAGCGAGTTTGCTTGCGGCACGACTAATATCGATTACTCGGCCGCGCTTTATGATGAATTTCAAAAAATCCGCAGTTACAAGACAACTTCCCTCCAAGTAGATCCCTCGGGTTTTGAAGTTCAGACAGTGAATGAAGAGACTTTTAAAGAAGTTAAAATTGACTTACCCGACAGTTGGGTGAGAGGTTTTTTGCAAGTTAGTTCGGCGATGTCTTTGCCGGCGGTGCGGTTTGATTTGCACCCGATGGATATCCACAATATTTGTTTTATCTTGCGCCGCCACAAGGAGAAACAAAGCCCGCGCAGTATGCGCTACATCCTGAAGCCGGGAGAACCGGTGCGGGTGATTTTCGATCCGTGGGGGACGGAAGTTGTTTGCGCGCGATCGCCCTATACTGGTTCGCAACCACAACAAATTCGCGTTTGGGGAAGGCGCCGCCTTCACATTCTCGAAAGACTGATTCCCGTCGCCAAAAAGTTCACAGTTCACCTGTTGGGAACGGGAATGCCTTCGTTTTACGTCGCCGATTTGGGCGATATGTCATTTACCCTAGGATTGTCGGGATGGAGTGCCAATGATTGGTCGCAATCCGGTAACTTTGATTTAATGGCCCCGCGCGCCGATGTGGATGCTTGGACACAGCAATTAATATTTGACGCGCTCAAAGAAAATTGGGTAGAAACTGCTGACAGTTTGGCAACAAGACTGAAGTTAAATCGGGCGTCAGTGTTGGGTGCATTGAGTGCCTACACGCAAGCGGGAAGGGCAATTTACGATTTGAACAAACAGGTTTATCGAGTGCGGGAATTGAGCCAAGAACCTTTACCACTAGAACGTTTGAGATTTGCCAACGAAAGAGAATCAAAAGCAACTGGATTTTTGAGTGAAAATGCGGTACAAGTGACCGATTTTACCAGCGATTCTGCCGGTGCATTCACTGTGCGAGGCAGTGTCACAGACCGGGAAAAAATATTGAATCCGCACTTGACAATTGATGCAGACGAGCGTATAATTAGTGCAGAATGTACTTGTAATTGGCACCAGCAAAACAAGCTGTACAAAGGCCCTTGCGAACACATTTTAGCACTGCGAATGCAACACGCACGTCAGTGTCAATAA
- a CDS encoding response regulator: MLILTAKRILVIDDAEDIREVAQVSLEVVGGWEVLTASSGREGVAKALAEQPDAILLDVMMPDQDGPTTFQQLQANRATQHIPVILLTAKALASDRRMFADLGVVSVIAKPFEPMSLAAQVAEALGWKEA, from the coding sequence ATGTTAATTTTGACTGCCAAGCGTATCTTGGTGATTGACGATGCCGAAGATATTCGGGAAGTAGCTCAAGTCAGTCTTGAGGTAGTCGGGGGCTGGGAAGTGCTAACCGCGAGTTCCGGCCGCGAGGGTGTGGCTAAGGCTCTTGCCGAACAGCCTGATGCTATTCTGTTGGATGTGATGATGCCCGACCAAGATGGGCCTACTACTTTTCAACAGTTACAAGCTAATCGTGCTACGCAGCACATTCCAGTAATTTTACTAACAGCTAAGGCTCTCGCTAGTGACAGACGGATGTTCGCGGATTTGGGAGTGGTGAGCGTCATTGCTAAGCCTTTTGAACCGATGTCTTTGGCGGCTCAGGTGGCCGAAGCTTTGGGCTGGAAGGAAGCATAG
- a CDS encoding PAS domain S-box protein gives MNSILHQIISHWEFIKLMSRILFLIDRLQQCNLPIAHLNTEHEVTVLDGNSEPYSEFPILQITFDLCILDEENLERIGPLVEALKAAAAPIFLPFLLVGKSQMPTVSEQPLKLSPKELDRRIDDWILSPVDAAQLHLRVENLFARRELSLEIHRLQEVIKERTFTESLLIDSLQAANENLQREIAKRAQVEAALRENSYLDLLMNAMPDIACFKDGDGRWQKANQAILELFELSADEYRGLTDCQLGELSIFYREALQACQVSDRSAWEKGQLSRGEEVIPRSNGTVKIYDVIKVPVFHPDGRRKSIVILGRDITQYKEARDELVRLASIVESSDDGIIGQTLAGTIQSWNAGAQNIYGYCAQEVKGQSIEILAIPERPREISQILENIRGGATIDHYETVHLRKDGQQIDVSLTISPIKDATGAVTGVSTIARDITDSKRVEKALEQLRHQTEMILFSAGEGICGLNKQGKVTFVNPAAVRMAGCESKELIDRPLYETINRSHNERPGAIELLSPATDLNSGSELATNGAGAARKLPLWVNSQILETLADGEVRRVTDEVFWRGDGSSFPVEYVVAPMRERGEIIGAVVTFKDITDRLAIERMKDEFISVVSHELRTPMTSIHGALGLLNSGLLDAHPQKGKRMLEIAVSNTDRLVRLINDILDLERMESSYSTAIKQICNVGELMLQAADEMQAMAQQAGVTLSVMPVGAQLRGVPDRLIQALTNLLSNAIKFSPAGGTIWLSGELTQNPAVAETADFNSVSSRSFLSAEPAAHLHLPMNSLSIVIAVKDQGRGIPADKLELVFERFQQVDVSDCRQKGGTGLGLPICRSIVQQHGGRMWVESIVGEGSTFFLSLPAIGEKVASES, from the coding sequence CGATTCTCCAAATTACTTTTGACTTGTGCATTCTTGACGAGGAAAACTTGGAGCGCATCGGGCCGCTGGTAGAAGCATTAAAAGCAGCAGCGGCTCCGATATTTTTACCGTTTTTGTTGGTTGGTAAATCCCAAATGCCTACTGTTTCCGAGCAGCCGTTAAAGCTGAGTCCAAAAGAACTCGATCGCAGAATAGACGATTGGATACTAAGTCCGGTAGATGCTGCTCAACTTCACTTGCGGGTAGAGAATTTGTTCGCTCGCAGGGAGCTATCCCTAGAAATCCACAGACTTCAAGAAGTAATTAAAGAACGTACTTTTACAGAAAGTTTGTTAATCGACTCGCTGCAAGCGGCAAACGAAAACCTGCAACGGGAAATTGCTAAACGGGCCCAGGTTGAAGCCGCACTGCGAGAAAACTCCTATCTGGACTTGCTGATGAATGCCATGCCAGATATTGCCTGCTTTAAAGATGGCGATGGCAGGTGGCAGAAGGCAAATCAAGCGATATTGGAATTGTTCGAGCTATCAGCAGATGAATACCGCGGGCTGACAGATTGTCAGCTAGGAGAGCTCAGCATTTTTTACCGAGAGGCTCTACAGGCGTGTCAGGTGAGCGATCGCTCCGCGTGGGAAAAAGGTCAGCTTTCGAGGGGAGAAGAAGTGATTCCCCGATCGAACGGTACTGTAAAAATTTACGATGTGATTAAAGTACCCGTATTTCACCCCGACGGCAGACGCAAAAGTATCGTGATTTTGGGTCGCGACATTACCCAATACAAGGAAGCTAGAGACGAACTCGTGCGCTTGGCGTCGATTGTCGAGTCTTCTGACGACGGTATTATCGGCCAAACTCTCGCCGGGACGATTCAGAGCTGGAATGCAGGAGCACAGAATATTTATGGCTACTGCGCGCAGGAAGTCAAGGGGCAGTCGATCGAAATTTTAGCCATTCCCGAACGCCCTAGGGAAATCTCGCAAATTCTGGAAAATATTCGGGGAGGAGCTACGATCGACCATTACGAAACCGTACACTTGCGGAAAGACGGCCAACAGATAGATGTGTCCCTGACAATTTCTCCGATTAAAGATGCCACCGGAGCCGTAACTGGTGTTTCGACAATCGCTCGCGACATTACCGACAGCAAGCGAGTCGAAAAAGCTCTCGAACAACTGCGCCACCAAACAGAAATGATTTTGTTCTCCGCAGGAGAAGGAATTTGCGGGTTGAACAAACAAGGAAAAGTAACTTTTGTCAATCCGGCGGCGGTAAGAATGGCCGGCTGCGAATCGAAGGAATTGATCGATCGACCGCTCTATGAAACCATCAACCGTTCGCACAATGAACGCCCAGGGGCGATCGAGTTGTTGTCACCTGCAACAGACCTCAATTCTGGGTCTGAGCTGGCAACAAACGGCGCCGGAGCGGCCCGTAAGCTGCCGTTGTGGGTAAATTCTCAAATTTTAGAGACTTTGGCAGACGGAGAAGTGAGGCGCGTTACCGATGAGGTGTTTTGGCGGGGAGACGGCAGCAGTTTTCCAGTTGAGTACGTTGTCGCTCCGATGCGGGAACGAGGCGAAATTATTGGAGCTGTGGTGACTTTTAAAGATATCACCGATCGGCTGGCGATCGAGCGCATGAAAGATGAATTCATCTCCGTTGTCAGCCACGAACTGCGGACGCCCATGACCTCGATTCACGGCGCCCTCGGCCTCCTCAACAGCGGGCTGCTGGACGCTCACCCCCAAAAAGGCAAGCGGATGCTGGAGATTGCTGTGAGCAATACTGACCGCTTAGTGCGCTTGATCAACGACATCCTGGATTTAGAGCGGATGGAGTCGAGTTACAGCACCGCCATCAAACAAATTTGCAATGTTGGCGAGCTGATGTTGCAGGCGGCCGACGAAATGCAGGCAATGGCTCAGCAAGCGGGAGTTACTCTGTCGGTGATGCCTGTGGGGGCGCAGTTGCGGGGTGTTCCTGATCGACTAATTCAGGCCTTGACAAATTTGCTTAGCAATGCCATAAAGTTTTCCCCGGCGGGTGGTACAATTTGGCTGAGCGGGGAGTTGACCCAGAATCCGGCCGTAGCAGAAACAGCCGATTTCAACTCGGTTTCGTCCCGGTCTTTTTTGTCTGCTGAGCCTGCCGCCCACCTGCACTTACCGATGAATTCGTTGTCGATCGTGATTGCTGTGAAAGACCAAGGACGGGGCATTCCCGCAGACAAGCTGGAGCTGGTGTTTGAACGCTTTCAACAGGTTGATGTTTCTGATTGTCGCCAAAAGGGAGGTACTGGTTTGGGGCTGCCTATTTGTCGCAGTATCGTGCAGCAGCACGGGGGCCGAATGTGGGTGGAGAGCATTGTGGGGGAAGGCAGCACTTTTTTCTTAAGTCTGCCGGCGATCGGGGAAAAAGTAGCGAGTGAAAGTTAA
- a CDS encoding reverse transcriptase family protein, translating to MTDQPRTRQELYDRIRQTSKQEFILEEMIRLGFWPAQGEIPEDPADEIRRIGEIRRELDELRRESSRLQNEQALRKEMLQQRLAESRRKRQETKERRERERLERAENWRQRKQQEISYLGDGVSAGLDRTNGNAERLQSYQLPLYNTAAEIAAAMDISIGQLRFLAFSRKTSHISHYIRFKIPKKTGGERHISAPMPRLKKAQHWILANILEKLELHGAAQGFRSHHSIVTNAQPHVGSEVIINFDLKDFFPSISYRRVKGLFQSFGYSEAAATIFGLLCTEPEIEELELDGKTYFVAVTERHLPQGSPASPAITNLLCRRLDKRLTQMAEELGFVYTRYADDLTFSASGDGLQNICNVLRRTEAIVTHEGFSINEQKTRILRKNRQQEVTGIVVNEQLSISKKVLKRFRAALFQIEKDGPEGKRWGSSTDILASIQGFANFVAMVNPEKGAEFLAQVKAIKNKW from the coding sequence ATGACTGACCAGCCGCGAACTCGCCAGGAATTGTACGATCGCATCCGCCAAACCAGCAAACAAGAATTCATACTCGAAGAGATGATCCGCCTCGGTTTCTGGCCCGCACAAGGCGAAATTCCCGAAGATCCGGCCGACGAAATTCGCCGCATCGGGGAAATTCGGCGAGAACTTGACGAACTTCGTAGGGAAAGTTCGCGGCTGCAAAACGAACAAGCACTCCGCAAGGAAATGCTGCAACAGCGGCTTGCCGAATCCCGGCGAAAACGGCAGGAAACTAAGGAACGCCGGGAAAGAGAACGGCTAGAACGGGCTGAGAATTGGCGGCAAAGAAAACAGCAAGAAATTAGCTATCTCGGCGACGGTGTATCTGCGGGACTCGATCGCACAAACGGCAACGCAGAACGCTTGCAAAGCTATCAATTACCGCTTTACAATACAGCAGCAGAAATAGCGGCGGCGATGGACATCAGCATCGGACAGTTGCGGTTTCTCGCTTTTTCCCGCAAAACTTCCCATATTTCCCACTACATCCGGTTTAAAATACCCAAGAAAACTGGGGGAGAAAGGCACATTTCCGCACCCATGCCCCGCCTCAAAAAAGCACAGCACTGGATACTTGCCAACATTCTCGAAAAACTCGAATTGCACGGCGCAGCACAGGGTTTTCGATCGCATCATTCAATTGTCACCAACGCTCAACCTCATGTAGGTTCCGAAGTTATTATCAACTTCGACCTCAAAGACTTTTTCCCCTCAATTTCCTACAGGCGAGTTAAGGGACTTTTTCAATCTTTTGGATATTCCGAAGCTGCGGCCACAATTTTCGGATTGCTGTGTACGGAACCGGAGATTGAAGAATTGGAATTAGACGGCAAAACTTACTTTGTCGCAGTTACAGAACGCCATTTGCCCCAAGGTTCTCCTGCAAGTCCAGCGATTACTAATTTGCTGTGCCGCCGCCTCGACAAGCGCTTAACTCAAATGGCCGAGGAATTGGGATTTGTTTACACCCGCTACGCCGACGATTTGACATTTTCGGCATCGGGAGACGGCTTGCAAAATATTTGTAACGTACTCAGGCGCACGGAGGCGATCGTTACTCATGAAGGATTTAGCATTAACGAACAAAAGACTCGAATCTTGCGAAAAAATCGGCAACAAGAAGTTACGGGAATTGTGGTTAACGAACAACTGAGTATTTCTAAGAAAGTGTTGAAACGCTTCCGCGCAGCTTTATTTCAAATCGAAAAAGACGGGCCAGAGGGGAAGCGGTGGGGGAGTTCGACTGATATTTTAGCATCGATTCAAGGTTTTGCTAACTTTGTAGCAATGGTAAATCCTGAGAAAGGTGCAGAATTTCTCGCACAGGTGAAAGCCATTAAAAATAAATGGTAA
- the rnc gene encoding ribonuclease III has translation MQLNNQTKEIQITLPEFNNDKLLRQALTHRSYVNENPTFREADNERLEFLGDALLTFLSGEYLYQRHPEMGEDQLTRRRSALVDERQLARFATEISLDLKMRLGKGALREGGITNPNLLSSTFEAFVGAYYLDTQDMDKVREFVWQMFDSVPENVVETRSTVDSKNRFQEWVQTNGDTTPPKYATVQVQGTPPHAPEFLAKVYVAEKLYGEGKGKSKKDAEKIAAEDALARLKKRGLI, from the coding sequence ATGCAATTAAATAACCAAACAAAAGAGATACAAATTACTCTTCCCGAATTCAACAATGACAAACTCCTGCGTCAAGCACTAACCCATCGTTCCTACGTCAATGAAAACCCCACATTCCGCGAAGCAGATAACGAACGTTTAGAATTTCTCGGTGATGCTTTGCTGACTTTTCTCAGCGGCGAATATCTCTACCAGCGTCACCCAGAAATGGGAGAAGACCAACTTACTCGGCGGCGTTCTGCATTGGTAGATGAAAGACAATTAGCGAGATTTGCTACCGAAATCAGTTTAGACTTAAAAATGCGGCTCGGAAAAGGAGCTTTGCGAGAAGGTGGGATTACTAATCCAAATTTGCTCAGCAGCACTTTTGAAGCGTTTGTTGGCGCTTACTATCTGGACACGCAAGATATGGACAAAGTTCGCGAGTTTGTGTGGCAAATGTTTGATTCTGTTCCCGAAAATGTTGTGGAAACTCGATCGACTGTAGACTCGAAAAACCGCTTTCAGGAGTGGGTGCAGACCAACGGCGACACGACTCCGCCCAAATACGCGACTGTTCAGGTACAAGGAACGCCGCCCCACGCGCCGGAATTTCTCGCTAAAGTGTATGTTGCAGAGAAACTTTATGGAGAAGGTAAAGGCAAAAGTAAAAAAGATGCTGAAAAAATTGCAGCAGAAGATGCACTAGCTAGGCTCAAAAAACGCGGACTGATCTAA
- a CDS encoding WGR domain-containing protein, with product MELIKRTALYFQDDRSDKVYEVDLCQAGENLYSVNFRYGRRAATLKEGTKTDTAVPLAQAEKVFDKLVAEKVKKGYLEVISDAPSAPDAAAELPRAETRQQAILNNIAIGGSPKWPLERAIWRAGELKIAEAGRGLVALIGTGEALRDYCIAWSLGWCGGEGAVEALTRLYRDAATAEFVTRIAFEGLVKLADEEARSHLRSSIIELLPPQLRELAKNGSAEELSAALKVELDTEDSSRFGVLDRLYQIGSPLVRSALLDILKTAPLKPHYFKQIRHIFKMAEYRRDAEVFAILARRFEDEKAMYRSNKYGIRIPGDDSVYLRNYDWEYNNKTKEYKQVETNELLNEMQSPNPRIAYSSNTQEYLLRRVWRTLKQLGEEGDADYANMAVSILLQYVDSDAEAVLQRTYYQWNRSEGTSDADYQWDFSNWNQISYSSEWDIFAGYLTFNRILYENSPRYAYFTNSQAWRCKEGYKPGDPEPSVREEAFPEVWEQNPDRLLQLLLESNCRPVHHFAVKALKACPQFLAGIDVSTIVKIIDRPYELTAELGVNLVIQNQYNRYPDHREVILAVVNCAFSGGRESAYQWIDEQRDRILEDSELIAALVTSLYGDTRQFARRLLSSSVMSARTAKVLIGRVIAHILAFETASILPTETSILAAEIAEILLFCFGVQLRSLGLGIVLDLLRHPIAEIQELGATILLNHEISAANLPPELIESLIDSPYEQIRGIGIRLFGQLSDATLTGDKRILLVGMAVNALADIRNAIKPVIRRLAAGNPEFSADLAAEFIDVLMLPERHEGVHGYLVNLLREDLPGWMPRIDREKAWLLLKAKSSTAQELGGFVLVENCANWAADFDTIEIVKLASHEILSVRDAARQMFLQKLNSIRANSQEMLSAVRLLEAKWEDSREFAARIFRTEFTDQDWTPEIMVSLCDSIREDVRQFGRDLVIRYFQDECGQDYLLKFSEHPSADMQLFATNYLESYAASDSERLRELSPFFVAVLSRVNKGRVAKQRVFAFLDAEAQKSEQSAKVVAEILTRQSATIAIADKATAIQTMLKIRRSYPQLDLPIQIKPVIEVRT from the coding sequence ATGGAACTGATTAAGCGGACGGCTCTTTATTTTCAGGACGATCGATCGGATAAAGTATACGAAGTCGATTTGTGTCAGGCGGGCGAAAACCTATACTCAGTCAACTTTCGCTACGGCCGCCGTGCAGCTACTCTCAAGGAAGGCACAAAAACCGATACAGCAGTGCCTTTAGCCCAAGCAGAGAAAGTTTTCGACAAGCTAGTTGCTGAAAAGGTAAAAAAAGGCTATCTCGAAGTTATCAGCGACGCCCCAAGCGCGCCCGATGCAGCGGCAGAACTTCCTCGCGCCGAGACGCGCCAGCAAGCTATTTTGAATAATATCGCTATTGGGGGGAGTCCTAAATGGCCTCTGGAACGGGCTATTTGGCGCGCTGGGGAGCTGAAAATTGCGGAAGCGGGGCGGGGGCTGGTCGCTCTGATCGGCACGGGAGAAGCGCTGCGAGACTACTGTATTGCTTGGAGTTTGGGTTGGTGCGGCGGCGAGGGCGCTGTGGAGGCGCTGACTCGGCTGTATCGGGATGCTGCGACTGCGGAGTTTGTGACGAGAATTGCTTTTGAAGGATTGGTGAAGTTGGCGGATGAGGAAGCGCGATCGCACTTGCGATCGTCCATAATCGAATTGCTACCCCCACAGTTGCGCGAATTAGCCAAAAATGGCAGCGCTGAGGAATTGTCAGCAGCATTAAAAGTTGAACTCGACACCGAAGATAGCAGTCGTTTTGGGGTTCTAGACCGACTTTACCAGATTGGCAGTCCGTTGGTGCGATCGGCATTGCTGGATATCTTAAAAACTGCACCGCTAAAACCGCATTACTTTAAACAAATCCGCCACATCTTCAAAATGGCTGAATACCGCCGCGATGCCGAAGTATTTGCCATTCTCGCCCGCCGCTTTGAAGACGAAAAAGCCATGTACCGCAGCAACAAATACGGCATTCGCATTCCGGGTGATGATTCCGTTTACTTGAGAAACTATGACTGGGAATATAACAACAAAACCAAAGAATACAAACAAGTTGAAACCAATGAATTACTAAACGAAATGCAGAGCCCCAACCCCAGAATTGCCTACAGCAGCAATACTCAGGAATATTTGCTGCGGCGGGTATGGCGGACTCTCAAACAATTAGGCGAAGAGGGAGATGCTGATTATGCAAACATGGCTGTCAGCATTTTGCTGCAATATGTTGATAGCGATGCCGAAGCAGTTTTGCAGAGAACTTATTATCAGTGGAATCGCTCTGAGGGGACTAGCGATGCTGATTATCAATGGGATTTCTCTAATTGGAATCAAATCAGTTATTCATCTGAATGGGATATTTTTGCCGGTTATTTAACATTTAACCGAATTCTCTACGAAAACAGCCCGCGCTATGCTTATTTTACCAATTCCCAAGCATGGCGCTGCAAAGAAGGTTACAAACCCGGAGACCCGGAACCATCCGTGCGAGAAGAAGCTTTCCCGGAAGTTTGGGAACAAAATCCCGATCGACTGTTGCAGCTATTGTTAGAAAGCAACTGCCGCCCGGTTCACCATTTCGCTGTGAAAGCCCTGAAAGCTTGTCCACAATTTTTGGCTGGAATAGATGTCAGTACAATAGTTAAAATTATCGATCGACCTTACGAACTTACCGCAGAATTGGGTGTCAATTTAGTCATTCAAAATCAGTATAACAGATATCCAGACCATCGGGAAGTTATTTTAGCGGTTGTTAACTGCGCGTTTTCAGGCGGGCGGGAATCAGCTTATCAGTGGATTGACGAACAGCGCGATCGTATTTTAGAAGACAGCGAATTAATTGCCGCTTTAGTTACCAGTTTGTACGGAGATACGCGCCAATTTGCCCGCCGTTTGTTAAGCTCGTCAGTTATGAGCGCTCGAACTGCAAAAGTGTTAATTGGCAGAGTCATCGCTCATATACTAGCATTCGAGACAGCATCTATATTGCCGACTGAAACCTCAATTTTAGCAGCAGAAATAGCAGAAATTTTACTGTTTTGTTTTGGGGTACAACTGCGGAGTTTGGGATTAGGTATAGTGTTGGACTTGCTGAGACACCCGATCGCCGAAATTCAGGAATTGGGCGCGACAATTTTGCTCAACCACGAAATCAGTGCCGCTAATTTGCCTCCTGAATTAATCGAATCATTGATTGACTCTCCTTACGAACAAATTCGGGGAATTGGCATCAGGTTGTTCGGTCAACTTTCCGACGCAACGCTGACAGGCGACAAGCGAATTTTGCTAGTAGGAATGGCAGTCAATGCTTTAGCAGACATCCGCAATGCAATCAAGCCTGTAATTCGGCGTTTGGCAGCGGGAAATCCCGAATTTAGCGCTGATTTGGCAGCCGAATTTATCGATGTTTTGATGCTTCCTGAAAGGCACGAAGGAGTGCACGGCTACTTAGTGAATTTGCTGCGGGAAGATTTACCCGGATGGATGCCTAGAATTGATCGAGAAAAAGCTTGGCTACTGCTGAAAGCGAAGTCTTCAACCGCACAGGAATTAGGCGGATTTGTGCTGGTTGAAAATTGCGCGAATTGGGCGGCGGATTTTGATACAATTGAGATTGTCAAACTAGCCAGTCACGAGATTTTATCGGTGCGGGATGCGGCGCGGCAGATGTTTTTGCAAAAGCTAAATTCGATTCGCGCCAATTCTCAAGAAATGCTGTCAGCCGTGCGGTTGCTGGAGGCAAAGTGGGAGGATTCGCGAGAATTTGCTGCGAGGATTTTTCGCACGGAATTTACAGATCAAGATTGGACTCCCGAAATCATGGTTAGCCTTTGCGACAGCATTCGGGAAGATGTGCGGCAATTTGGCAGAGATTTGGTAATTCGCTATTTTCAGGATGAGTGCGGACAAGATTATTTGCTGAAGTTTAGCGAACATCCGTCGGCGGATATGCAGTTGTTTGCGACGAATTATTTAGAAAGTTATGCAGCAAGCGATTCTGAGAGATTGCGGGAATTGTCGCCATTTTTTGTCGCCGTTTTGTCGCGGGTGAATAAAGGAAGAGTTGCGAAACAGCGAGTTTTTGCTTTTCTGGATGCGGAAGCGCAAAAAAGCGAGCAATCTGCAAAGGTGGTAGCAGAAATTTTGACCAGGCAATCGGCTACAATTGCGATCGCAGATAAAGCGACAGCGATTCAAACTATGCTAAAAATTCGCAGGAGTTACCCTCAGCTTGACTTACCAATTCAAATAAAGCCTGTAATTGAGGTGAGGACTTAG